Within Corynebacterium jeddahense, the genomic segment CGAATTCATCGCCGGCCAGCTGGCCCTGGGGCGCATCGTCGGGTCCGGCCCGTACGTCGGCACAGAGCAGGCGCTGATTATCCTGCAGCTGCCCGACACCGCCACCGAGGCCGACGCCGCGGACGTGCTCGACCAGGACCCCTACTCCGTGGCCGGGGCGCTCGCCGCGCGGGACATCCGCGAGTGGAACCCGGTGTCCAACATCTTCAGCTAGGCGCTGTTTTAGGCGCTACGCCTTTCGCCCGCCGCGCGGCACGTCGAGGTGCGTCGTGCCGCGCGAGCCGTCCGCCGTGTGGTCACCCTTGCCGGACGTGGCCGGGTCGTCGATCCACTCGATGTGGTGGCCGTGGCGGTCCACCTTGCGACGGTTGCCGTGGTCGTCGTAGTCCACGTGGTACTTCTTCTCGTCGGCTTCTTTCCGCCCCGCGTTCACGTCCGCGCGGTCCTTTGCCAGGGACGCGAGCGCGGTCACCGCGAGCACACCAACGATCACGAGCAGGGACGTCACGGTGCCCACCTCCGGGACGTCGAAACCCTCGCCACCGTTGATGAACGGGAGGCTGTTTTCGTGCAGCGCGTGGAGCAGCAGCTTCACGCCGATGAAGCCGAGGACGACCGCGAGACCGTACGGCAGGTACACAAGCCGGTCGAGCAGCCCGTTGAGCAGGAAGAAGAGCTGGCGCAGGCCGAGCAGCGCGAACGCGTTCGCGGTGAACACGAGGAACGATTCCTGCGTGATGCCGTAGATGGCCGGGATGGAGTCGAACGCGAACATCACGTCGATGAAGCCGATGGACAGCAGCGCCACGAACAGCGGGGTGACCGCCTTCTTGCCACCCTCCGTTGTCGAGACCAGGCTGTCGCCGTGGTACGACTTCGTCACCGGGATGACCCGGCGCAGCGTCTTCACCACAAACATGTCGTTCGGGTCGTCCGCCTCCGCGTCGGTCACCTCGTCGACCACCAGCTTGATCGCGGTGTAGATGAGGAACGCGGCGAAGAGGTAGAACACGTCCGACCACGCCTCGATGATCACCGCGCCGAGCAAGATGAACACCAGACGGCAGATCAGCGCGATGACGATGCCGATGAGCAGCACCTTCTGCTGGTACGCCCGGGGGATCTTGAACGCCCCCATGATCAGCGCGAACACGAAGAGGTTGTCAACGCTCAGCGACAGCTCGGTGATGTAGCCGGTGAAGAACTGCACGGCGTGGTCGCCGTCCCACAGCGCCCATACGACGCCGCCGAACAGCGCCGCCATCGCCGCGTAGAACAGCGCCCACCCGCCGGCCTCCTTCATCGTCGGCTCGTGCGGCGTGCGCACGTGCGAGACGAAGTCGAAGACGAAGAATCCCAGGATCACCACCGAGGTGATCAGCCATACGTACAGGGGCACATGCATATGTAAAACCTCCGGTCAGAGTTACAGAGACGACCGGAGGTCTCCCCCACCGCGTGGGCTGTCCGGACCGGGGCCATTGCGTATCGACGGCTCCGTGCTGACGGTCCTGGACACTTCCGGGGTACTCCCCTCCAAGCGTGTTTCACCCTACACGATTCGGGCGGCCCCGCCCCGCCGACGCCCCCTAGAACGCGCCGCCGGTCGGGTTATACGTGGCGGTGACAGTCTTGGTGTCGCCCCCGCCGGCGCCACCCGCAGCGCCGCCCTCCGCGCCAGCATCCGAGGCGATGTCGCTGGGGTCGCCGAAGGAGGCGTCGTCAAGCGAAGGCTCCTTGGGCGCCTCCGCGGGGTCCGCGCCCTTGATCATCCAGATGATGGTGTCCAGCTCCTCGGGTTTGACCAGCACCTCGCGCGCTTTCGAGCCCTCGGACGGGCCGACGACGCCGCGCGACTCCATGAGGTCCATGAGGCGGCCGGCCTTGGCGAAGCCGATGCGCAGCTTGCGCTGGAGCATCGACGTCGAGCCGAGCTGCGAGGTGACCACGAGCTCGACGGCCTCGAGGAGGTCGTCCATGTCCTTGCCGATGTCGTCGTCGATGACCTTGGCCTCGGCCTGCTTGTCCTCCGTGACGCCCTCAACGTAGTCCGGCTCATCCTGCGACTTCGCTGCCTCGACGACGGCCTGGATCTCCTCGTCGGTGACGAACGCGCCTTGGAGGCGCTGCGGCTTTCCGGCGCCCTGGGGGATGAACAGGCCGTCGCCCATGCCGATGAGCTTTTCGGCGCCGCCCTGGTCGAGGATGACGCGCGAGTCCGTCAGCGACGACGTCGCGAAGGCCAAACGGGATGGCACGTTCGTCTTGATCAAGCCGGTGACCACGTCGACGGACGGGCGCTGCGTCGCCAGTACGAGGTGGATGCCGGCCGCGCGCGCCTTTTGGGTGATGCGGACAATGGATTCCTCGATCTCCTTCGGCGCCGTCATCATGAGGTCGGCGAGCTCGTCGACGACGCATACGATGAACGGATACGGGCGCATCTCGCGCTCGGAGCCCGGCGGGGCCACCAGCTCGCCGGAGCGGACCTTGCGGTTGAAGTCCTTGATGTGGCGCACGCGCGCGGACTTCATGTCCATGTAGCGCTGCTCCATCTCCTCGACGAGCCACTGCAGCGCGGCCGCCGCCTTCTTCGGCTGGGTGATAATCGGCGTGATCAGGTGCGGAATGCCCTCGTACGGGGTGAGCTCCACCATCTTCGGGTCGACGAGGATGAGGCGGACCTCCTCCGGCGTCGCGCGGGTGAGCAGCGAGACGAGCATCGAGTTCACGAACGCCGACTTACCGGAGCCGGTCGAGCCGGCCACGAGCAGGTGCGGCATCTTCTGGATCGAGCTGGCGATGAACTCGCCCTCGATATCCTTGCCCAGCCCGATGAGCATCGGGTCGTCCTGCGCCGCCACCTTCGGCGCGTCGAGTACGTCGCGAAGGCGCACCATCTCGCGGTCGGCGTTGGGCACCTCGATGCCCACGGCCGACTTGCCAGGGATCGGGGTAAGCAGGCGCACGTTGTCCGTCGCCACGGCGTACGCGAGGTTCGATTGCAGGTTCGTGATCTTCGAGACCTTCACGCCCGGGCCGAGCTCGACCTCGTAGCGCGTCACTGTCGGCCCGCGCGAGAACCCGGTGACCTGCGCGTTGACGTTGAACTCCTCGAAGACGTCCGTGATCGCCTCGATCATCCGGTCGTTCGCCTCGGTGCGCGTCTTCGGCGCGGCGCCGGGGATGAGCAGGTCCGTCGACGGCAGCGTATAGTCGCCCTGCGGGATCTTGCGCACCTTTTGCGCCGGCTTCTCCAGCTCGGACTTCGGCGTCGTCGCCGGGATCTTCGACGCGTCGATGCCCGAGCGCGCCGCGATCGCCTTCGCCATCTGCTCGCGGGAGCTGGCCACGGCGTCGGGGGCAGTTGCTTCTCGACGTTCACCCTCCGGCTCGCGTTCTCCCCGCTCGATGACGCGCGTCTCGTTGTCCCGCACGGGGCGGCGCTTCGCCGGGGCCGGACGCGAAACCGCCGTGGTCGGCGCCTCGGGGGCGGCGGCGGGCTGGGCCGGCGCGGCGTCGTCGAGGTCGGCGTCCAGGTCGGTGGCGCCGCCGAGGTCAATGTCGCCGTCGAGGTCGACCTCGTCGGCGAAGTCGAACAGCTCGTCATCGCCGCGGTCGGTCTCGTTCGTGGGGTAGCTCTCCATCGGCGTCGGGCGGCGGCGCGGCGGACGGGCCGGGCGCTCGGCCCGGAAGTTGCGCGCGGGGCGCGGCGCCGGTGCAGTCGCAGTTGCCGTGGCGGAGCGTCGCTCGCGGCCGTCCGCGATGTCGTCGAGGTCGTCCGATACGTGTGCGTAGGGGTCCGAGTCCTCGTCCGCGTCCGCCGCGCCCCCGGACCGGAACCCGGCGAACATCCCGATCGCGAGGCCCTTGACGTAGTCGTACGCCTCGCGCACCGTGATGCCCGTGGCCTTGAGGGCGCCGTAGACGATGATGAGGCTAAGCAGCGGCACCGCGATGTACGCGGAGAACCCGGCGGCGAGCAGACCGCCGGTGAACGCACCGATCACGCCGCCGGCGGTCTTGCGCTCCGACCACGCCGAGGGGTTTCCGGCGAAGACGTGAACGAGCCCGAGCATGCCGAGCGCGATGATGCTAAATCCGAGCGTGACGCGGGCGCGCACCTCGTCGCTCGCGCGCACGTTGAGCATGAGCGCAAGCGCCACGCCCACAAGGACGACGGGCAGGATGAGCGCGCCCGCGCCGATGAGCCAGTGCGTCCCCGTGGAGATGAGGTCGCCGACCGGCCCCGCCACGTCGAACCACACGGAGCCGCCGATCACGGCGGCGAGGCCGATGAGGATGAGGCCCCACGCGTCGGCGTGGGTCTCGAACGTGCTCGGGCCCCCGTTGCCAAACCGGGGCTCGCGGGGTGCGCGCTCCTCGGCCTCCTCCTCGCGGGGTGCACGGCGGCCGCGGCGCTCGCGCGGGGCGTCGTCGTCACGCTCGGGCTCGAAGAAATCCTCGTGTTCCTCGGGTTCGTGGTCGCGGCGGAAGAACGCGCCGACGCCGCGCGCTGCGGCGCCGAGCGAGCTGCCCACGGCCTTGTAGGCGGAGCCGACGCGCTCGTCGGCGGTGTCGGCGGCGACGTTGGAGGATGTCGGCGGGTGCGTCATCGACACCGGACCGCCGTAGCGGGTGCCGTCCGCCGGGCGGCGGGAGGGAGACCGAGACGAGCGCGGTGCGGTGTTTTTGACAGACATGGGTGTAACTCTAACGCCTTAAGTCACATTTTCCCCATACGCCACACCGGCGCGCGCCGGTCAAGCGCTACATCTTGACAGTGAAGTCTTTGCACGCGTCTACCGCGCCGGACTTCTCCACCTCGACGGCGTCGCGCCCCGACACCCAGAGCAGCAGCTCCCCCGGCTCACCGGCGACGCGCAGTACGTTGTCCCCACGCTCGGCCACACCGGCCTTGTCCCCCAGCGTGGCCGGCGGCATGTCCGGCGGGGTGAGGATCACGGGCACGGGCGCCTTGCGCAGCGTCATTCGCCCGAAGCGCTTCGCCAGCGCGAAAAGCTCCTCGTTCACCGCCCGGGAAAATTCGCGCGGCGCCACCACTCCCCCGCCGCGACGCACGTCCTCGTGGTGGATGAAGTGCTCGGAGGTGTTCATCGCAGTGTTGAGCGGCTTCAGCCACACCGGTGGGCCGGCTGCCCACTCGCGCACGACATCCTCGTACGGGCGGGCCATCTGCTTCTCGGTCTCTTTCTCCGTCACGCCCGAGAGCGCGTCGACGAAGATGCCGGGCGCCGCGGCGGGCTTGGACTCGCGGATGAGCAGGTGCACCGCGAGGTCGCGTGTCACCCAGCCCTCGTTCAGCGTCGGCGCATCCGGGCCGACCTCGAGGAAGAGCTCGGCGAGGCGTTCACGTTCTTTCTGCGCAAAAGACATGCGCCCGAGCTTAGCCCCGCGGCACGGTGTGGTGCGGCGGGGCGGGGTGGTGAACTGCGTGCTACATCGACGCGGGCAGGATGCCCGCGTTCCACGCGACCGCGAAGATCTTGGCGTACAGGTCGTTGAGCACCCGAATCACCGGGGCGAACGCTGCCCACACCGGGTCGGTGGTGACCACGCGGCCCGCCGGCCCGTAGCCGAGGTCGGTCACCGTCTTCCCCTCGACGTAGCACCCACCAAACCCGCCCTTGTAATGCATGCAGAGAATCTGATCAGCGTCGAAGCGCCCCAGCACCCGGATGGCGCCATCGCCTCCGTGGAAGAAGTCCTTGTCCCCCGGCCGCACCACGTCGTAGCTCAGCCAAGAGCCGGTGTAGCCGGGATCGTAAGGCACCGTGGTTCCCGGCTGCAGCTCGTGGACCCGCTCCGCCGCGCCCGCCGCGGGTAGGACGCCGGGGGCGGTGGCAACGGCGGTGGCGAGGGCGACAAGGGTGAGCGCTGGTTGTGAAGGTCTCATATCCCTTACATCACGAAAGGCAGGGCCGCCGTTACGGTGGCCCTGCCGAAGGAGCGTCGAGAAGCGAACTGCTCCTAGCGCGACTCGCGCGTCGCCGCGATCTCGTCGTCGGAGGCGGCGTGGTTGTCCGAGGACATCGGCACCACCGTCGGGAGGATCACCGGCTGGCGCTTGTAGTTCTGCTCGATCGCGCGCGAGACCTTGCGGCGGATCTGCTGCACCATGCGGAACGGGTCGTTCTCGCCCTCGGCGGCGAGGTCGCCCATGACGGCCTCGACGCCCTCGACGACCTTCTTGTTGAAGTCGCGGTCGTCGTCGGAGTAACCCGTGGTGGACACCTGCGGGGCTTCGAGCAGGCGGCCCGTGCGGTCGTCGATAACGCAGGTGATGGACACGACACCGCCGGAGGCGAGCGAGGTGCGGTCGGCGAGCACGTCCGGGTCGACATCGCCCATGGTCGTGCCGTCGACGTAGAGCTGGCCCACCTGGTACTGGCCCGCGACCTTGATCTGGCCCTTGTGCATGTCCACGACCACGCCGTTCTGGGCGAGCGCGGTGTTCGACGGCTTCACGCCGGTGGAGATCGCGAGCTCCTTGTTCGCGCGCATGTGGCGCCACTCGCCGTGCACCGGCATCGCGTTGCGCGGGCGCGCCGCGTTGTAGAGCGCGAGCAGCTCGCCCGCGTAGCCGTGGCCGGACGCGTGGACGTGCGCCTCGGAGTTCGTGATCACGTTCGCGCCGATCTGGGCGAGGTTGTTGATCACGGCGAAGACGGCCTCCTCGTTACCCGGGATGAGCGAGGACGACAGGATGATCGTGTCGCCGTCGTGGATGGTGATCTGGCGGTGCTCGCGGCGCGACATGCGCGACAGCGCCGCCATCGGCTCACCCTGGGTGCCGGTGGTGATGAGCACCGTCTTGTGCGGCGCCATCTTCGCGGCCTCCTCGATCGGGATAATCGTGCCCTTCGGCGCCTTGAGCAGGTTCATCTTCTCGGCGATCTCCATGTTGCGCAGCATGGAGCGGCCGTTGAACGCCACCTTGCGGTTGTTGGCCACGGCGGCGTTGACCGCCATCTGCACGCGCGAGACATTCGAGGCAAACGACGCGATGACCACGCGCTGGCGCGCGCCCGCGACTAGCCGGGTGAGCGTCTCCTCGATGCCGGCCTCTGAGGCGGAGATGCCCGGGATGGTGGCGTTCGTGGAGTCGCACATGAACAGGTCGATGCCCTCGTCGCCGTAGCGGGCCAGGGCCGGGATGTCCGTCGGCTTGCCGTCGTACGGGGTCTGGTCCACCTTGATGTCGCCGGTCATCACCACGTGGCCAGCGCCCGTCTTAATCGAGAGGCCGAGGCACTCGGGGATGGAGTGGCCGACGTGCCAGAAGCGCAGGCGGAACGGGCCGACAGTGACCTCGGAGTCCTTGTTCACGTCGTGCAGCTTCGGGCGCTGGCGGTGCTCCTGCGTCTTCGCGGCGATGAGCGCGTTGGTGAACTTCGAGGAGTAGATCGGGATGTCGTTGCGCAGCTTGAGCAGCCACGGGATCGCGCCGATGTGGTCCTCGTGGCCGTGGGTGACCACGAGCGCGTCGACCTTGTCCAGCTTGTTCTCGATCGGCCCGAAGTCCGGCAGCACGAGGTCCACGCCCGGCTCGTCCGAGTTCGGGAACAGCACGCCACAGTCCACGATGAGCAGGCGCCCGTTGTACTCGAAGACCGTCATGTTGCGGCCGATCTCCGAGATGCCGCCGAGCGCGTAGATGCGCAGCGTGTCCTTGGCCAGCTTCGCCGGGGCGGGCAGGCGCTTCGTCAGGTCCGCGCCCTGCATGGACTTCACCGGGTTGCGGCGCCCGCCGCCGTTGCCGCCGCGGCCGTGGCCGCCGTTGCCGTTACCGCGGCCCTCGCCGCCGTGGCCGCCGTTGCCGTTACCGCGGCCACCGTTGCCCCGGCCGCGACCGCGGCGCCGGCTGCGGCCACCCCCGTTGCCGCTGTCGTTGCCGTTGTCGCGGCCGTTGCCGTTGTCGTTGCCGCCGTTGTCTCGGCCGCCGTTGTCGTTGCCGCCGTTGTCGGCGCGGACCTCGGCGGCGCCAGCACCGGCACCGGCACCGGCACCGGCGCCAGCGTCGCCGCCGTCACCGGCGCCCGGGCGCTCGATCGGCGCTGCCTCCGGTGCCTGGAACACGGGCTGCTGGTCGGACGCCTCCGGCGGTCCAGCCTTTCGCGTCACCTTGCGTGCGCGATTGCGGGGTTCGTTCATATCTATAGGACTCCAGCCTTCTTCATCTCGTCGCGGAGCCGCTCGACCTGCTCGTCGGTGGCTGCAGCCACCGGCAGGCGCGGGTCTCCCACGTCGATGCCCTGCAGTCGCAGGGCTGCCTTTGCGAATGTCACGCCGCCGAGCGCGCCCTGTTGGCGCGCCAGCAGGTTGAGCGTGGTGGCGTTGATCTCCCGCGCACGGGCGAGGTCGCCGGCCTCGAATGCGTTCACTAGTTCCCGCAGGGCCCGTGGGGCGGCGTGCCCCACCACCGAGATGACGCCGGTCGCGCCGGCCGCCAGCCACGGCAGGTTCAGCGGGTCGTCGCCCGAGTACCAGACCAGACCCGTCTCGTGCATGAGCGCCGCGGCCTCGAGGAAATCGCCCTTCGCGTCCTTCATCGCCTGGATCGTGGGCACCTCCGCCAGGCGGCGGACGGTGTCCGGAGCGATGGCGATGCCGGAGCGGCCCGGGATGTCGTACAGGCAGACGGGCAGGTCGGTCGCTTGGGCCACCGCCTCGAAGTGCGCGTACACGCCTTCCTGCGAGGGCTTGGAGTAGTACGGGGTGACCACCAGCAGGCCGTCCGCCCCCGCCTCCTGCGCGGCCTTCGCCATCGCAACCGCGTGCCGGGTGTTGTTCGACCCGGCACCGGCGACGATGCGGGCGTTATCCCCCACCTCGTCGCGCACGGCGCGCAGCAGCGCGACCTTCTCTTCGTCCGTCGTCGTCGGGGATTCGCCCGTCGTGCCCGCGAGCACTAGTGAATCGATTCCGTTTTCTACCAAGTGGGCAGCGAGATCGCGTCCTGCGCCGAGGTCGAGTTCACCGTCGGAATCAAACGGCGTGACCATAGCGACGCAAACGGAGCCGAAGATATCGGCGCCTCGATCAGCTTTCAGTGATGTGCCCATGGGCAAGTAGGATACCTGCCCACTCAGCGCAATTGCTTATCGACGGCCTTCGGCGCCCAAATCGCCAAACAGCCGCGGCGCCTCGCCCCGCATGACCTTGAGTACCGCTTCCGCCACCGCGCGGGTCTCCTCGTGCTCGTACGGCCCATCGTGGTCCGCCACGAACTCCCGCCACGCGCGGTAGGACCCGGAGGCCACGGCCTGGACCGCGGCCGCGGCGGGCGCGAGCGCGCGCACCGCCTCCGCCGCGCGCTTGCGCCGCAGCAGCGCGTTCGCCTCCCCGGCGAGCTGCTCCTCCACTGCGGCGCCGAGCTCCCCCTGCACGAAGTGAATGTCTTCCACCGCGGTGCGGAACATGCGCGCGAGCTCCTCGTCCCCGGCGATAACCGCCGGCACGACGAACCCCTCGTCCGCGCGCAGGGTGACGTGCAGCCCGGGCGCGGCCTCGAGGGCGTGGGCCGCGTCGCGCGAGATCCCCCGGATGTGCAGGCTCGCCCCGGCGTGGTCGAGCAGGCCGGTGCGGTCGTCGTCGATAAGCGAATGCAACAGCCCCTCCGGCGCGATGTCGGACAAGGCGGCGTGCGCGATGGTGGCCTCGCCGTCCGTCATGCCCTCCGGGCCGGGGATGCGCAGCGACGTCGCGGCGACGAGTTGCACCCGCATCTACAGCCCGAGGTATTCGTCGAGGCCGATGGTCAGGCCCGGGTGGTTCGCCACCTCGCGCACGCCGGTGAGCACCCCCGGGACAAAAGACTCGCGGCCGTAGGAGTCCTGCCGGATCGTCAGCGACTGGTCGGTGGTGCCGAAGATGACCTCCTCGTGCGCCACCATGCCCTGCATGCGCACGGCGTGCACCGGCACCCCGTCGACGTCGGCGCCGCGCGCGCCGTCGAGCGCCTGCTCGGTCTTGTCCGGCATCGCGGGCATGTTCGCTTCTCGACGAGCCTCCGCAATCCCCTGCGCCGTCTTCACCGCCGTGCCGCTCGGCGCGTCGAGCTTATTCGGGTGGTGGAACTCGACGACCTCGGCAGACTCGAAGAACGGCGCGGCCTGGCGGGCGAACGCCATGGTGAGCACGGCCGAGATGGCGAAGTTCGGGGCGATGAGCACGCCGACGCCCTCGTTGGCGGCGCACCAGTCGCGCACTTGCTGGTAGCGCTCGTCGTCGAAGCCGGTCGTGCCCACGACGCAGTGGATGCCGTGGTTGATGCAGAACTCGAGGTTGCCCATCACCGCGCCCGGGGTGGTGAAGTCCACGATGGCGTCCACCTTGGCGTCGAGAAGCTGCTGCAGCTCGTCGCCGCTGCCGATCTCGGCGGCGAGCTCGAGGTCCTCCTCCTTGTTCACCCCGGCGACGACCGCCGAGCCGACCCGGCCCTTGGCGCCCAACACTCCGACCTTCAACATGCGCGTCCTTTCTGTTTGCGTCCGCAGGCCATGGTAGCCCGGCTAGTCTGGGAGCTATGAGAGGAGCCACGAGAGACGACACGACACCCCGCCACGCCACCGCCCTGCTGCTCGGCGCCGGCCTACTGCTCGCAGGCTGCAGCGCCGGTAACGGAACCGCGACGACCACGGTGACCGAGACCGAACGCGAAACGGCGACGAGTCCGGCCGAGCGGGTGACGGAGTCGGTCGTCTCGACGGTTACCCCCACTTCGCCGGCGCAGGCCGCCGCGGCCCCCGCCCCGGCTGCCGCAGGCCCAGTCGCCCCGTTCACACTCGAGGGCACGCGGCTCGATTCCTACGCGGCCAAGCAGCGCATCGAAGACATCCGCGCGGGCGCCCACGACGATGTCGACCGCCTCGTCATCGAGTTTTCCGGCACCGGCCGGCCGGGAGTTATCGCCGGCTACGACGACGACCCGCGCCAGCAGGCCTCCGGCTACCCGCTCGTGCCGGCAGGGAACGCGTACTTCGGCATGATCATCCAGGGCGTGCCGCTCAGCCAGGTGTGGGACGGCCCGGAGGTGGAGAAGGCCAATTCCGACGGCGTCGCCGCGGGCAGCATCCTCCAGGTGAAAAACGGCGGGATCTTCGAGGCGGACGCCCAGTACGTCGTCGGCCTCGACGCGAAGCGCCCGTACCACCTCTACTTCCTGGACAATCCGACGCGCCTCGTCGTCGACTTCCAGAAGTAGGGGGAGGGCCTCCGAGGGAATGAGGGCAAATGTGTCCTCATTCCCTCGGAGGCCCTCCCCCACCCGAAAACTGGCTTACTCGCCGTCCTCTACGGGCACGAGCGAGATCTTGCCGCGGTTGTCGATGTCGCGGATCTCAACCTCGACCTTGTCGCCGACGTGGATGACGTCCTCGACGTTTTCCACGCGGGTGTTGCCGCCCAGGTTGGAGATGTGGATGAGGCCGTCGGTGCCCGGCATGATGGAGACGAACGCGCCGAACGCGACGGTCTTGACCACGGTGCCCAGGTAGCGCTCGCCGACCTTCGGCAGCTGCGGGTTGGCAATCGCGTTGATCTTCTCCACCGCCGCGTCCGCGGCCTCGCCTGAGGCGGCCGAGACGAACACCGTGCCGTCGTCCTCGATGGACACTTCGGCGCCGGTATCCTCCGTGATCTGGTTGATGGTCTTGCCCTTCGGGCCGATGACCTCGCCGATCTTGGATACGGGCACCTTCACCGTGGTGATCTTCGGCGCGAGCGGGCTCATTTCGTCCGGGCCCTCGATGACCTCGGACATGGTGTCCAGGATCGCCTCGCGGGCGTCGCGCGCCTGGTTCAGGGCATCGGCAAGCACGCTCGACGGGATGCCGTCGAGCTTCGTGTCCAGCTGCAGGGCCGTGATGAACTCGCGGGTGCCGGCGACCTTGAAGTCCATGTCACCGAACGCGTCCTCGGCGCCGAGGATATCGGTGAGCGCGACGTACTCGGTCTCGCCATCAACCTCGCCGGAGACGAGGCCCATCGCGATGCCGGCAACCGGGGCGGCCAGCGGCACGCCCGCGTTGTAGAGCGACAGCGTCGACGCGCAGACGGAGCCCATCGAGGTCGAGCCGTTCGAGCCGAGCGCCTCGGAGACCTGGCGGATGGTGTACGGGAACTCCTCGCGCGGCGGGATCACCGGCAGCAGTGCGCGCTCGGCGAGCGCGCCGTGGCCGATCTCGCGGCGCTTCGGGGAACCGACGCGGCCCGTCTCGCCGGTGGAGTACGGCGGGAAGTTGTAGTGGTGGATGTAGCGCTTCGAGTCCTCCGGGGTGAGGGAGTCGATGTGCTGCTCCATCTTCAGCATGTCCAGCGTGGTCACACCGAGGATCTGCGTCTCGCCGCGCTCGAACAGGGCGGAGCCGTGGGCGCGCGGAACGAGCTGGACCTCCACCTCGAGGTCGCGGATGTCGGTGAGCCCTCGGCCGTCGATACGGAAGCCCTCGGAGAGGATCTTCTCGCGCACGATCTGCTTCATCACCGCGTTGTAGGCGGCGCGGATCTCCTTCGAGGCGGCCGCGACGGCCTCGCGGTCGTCGTCGTCGATGTCGAAGGTGTCAAGCAGCTGCTCCTCGATCTCCTCCATGTACGCGTTCGTCGCGTCGTCGCGCTCGGCCTTGCCCTTAATGGTGAGCAGCTTCGCCAGCTTCTTCGCGGACTTCTTC encodes:
- the dapB gene encoding 4-hydroxy-tetrahydrodipicolinate reductase, with translation MLKVGVLGAKGRVGSAVVAGVNKEEDLELAAEIGSGDELQQLLDAKVDAIVDFTTPGAVMGNLEFCINHGIHCVVGTTGFDDERYQQVRDWCAANEGVGVLIAPNFAISAVLTMAFARQAAPFFESAEVVEFHHPNKLDAPSGTAVKTAQGIAEARREANMPAMPDKTEQALDGARGADVDGVPVHAVRMQGMVAHEEVIFGTTDQSLTIRQDSYGRESFVPGVLTGVREVANHPGLTIGLDEYLGL
- a CDS encoding AMIN-like domain-containing (lipo)protein, with product MRGATRDDTTPRHATALLLGAGLLLAGCSAGNGTATTTVTETERETATSPAERVTESVVSTVTPTSPAQAAAAPAPAAAGPVAPFTLEGTRLDSYAAKQRIEDIRAGAHDDVDRLVIEFSGTGRPGVIAGYDDDPRQQASGYPLVPAGNAYFGMIIQGVPLSQVWDGPEVEKANSDGVAAGSILQVKNGGIFEADAQYVVGLDAKRPYHLYFLDNPTRLVVDFQK
- a CDS encoding polyribonucleotide nucleotidyltransferase, whose translation is MIADNLRRREILLSFTPNNSFDVNVDEDFGLTEAVATLDNGDFGTRTVRFETGQLARQADGSVTTYLDEETMLLATTTASNQPREGFDFFPLTVDVEERMYAAGKIPGSFFRREGRPSTQAILACRLIDRPLRPTFVKGLRNEVQVVITVLSQHPEEYYDVVAINGASAATQLSGLPVSGPVGGVRMALLADDKHPEGQWVAFPNHEQHERCLFEMVVAGRMVERKRGRKTEEDVAIMMVEAGAGVNVVKQVEAGYPAPTEATVAEGLEAAKPFIETLCRAQRALADEVAKDTKEFPLFPAYSDKVFTAVEKKSAKKLAKLLTIKGKAERDDATNAYMEEIEEQLLDTFDIDDDDREAVAAASKEIRAAYNAVMKQIVREKILSEGFRIDGRGLTDIRDLEVEVQLVPRAHGSALFERGETQILGVTTLDMLKMEQHIDSLTPEDSKRYIHHYNFPPYSTGETGRVGSPKRREIGHGALAERALLPVIPPREEFPYTIRQVSEALGSNGSTSMGSVCASTLSLYNAGVPLAAPVAGIAMGLVSGEVDGETEYVALTDILGAEDAFGDMDFKVAGTREFITALQLDTKLDGIPSSVLADALNQARDAREAILDTMSEVIEGPDEMSPLAPKITTVKVPVSKIGEVIGPKGKTINQITEDTGAEVSIEDDGTVFVSAASGEAADAAVEKINAIANPQLPKVGERYLGTVVKTVAFGAFVSIMPGTDGLIHISNLGGNTRVENVEDVIHVGDKVEVEIRDIDNRGKISLVPVEDGE